The following proteins come from a genomic window of Nitrosopumilaceae archaeon AB1(1):
- a CDS encoding branched-chain amino acid transaminase encodes MKNDIVWFDKKFMSINKATVPITTHAIHYGTSAFEGIRAYWNGENLYIFRLDNHIKRFKETLRYYNLKTQYSEKILKDAIINLCKKNKIKHSCYIRPVCFVGNHGIQLHIRGAPTHVCIFTLTFDDIFNKNGINMGISQWRKFSNKSTPMQAKMGGNYLNSIIATNDARSKNFDEALLLDMKGNVSEAPGENIFILKNNNLITPKISSALDGITKKTVFEIAKKMKLNVKHDTIAKRQLFTADEIFITGTATEIVPIISIDKRKISHGRIGIMTRKIMSRYMDITSNRDKKYSKWLTKVY; translated from the coding sequence TTGAAAAATGATATAGTTTGGTTTGATAAAAAATTCATGTCTATAAATAAAGCCACGGTACCAATTACCACTCATGCCATACATTATGGTACCTCTGCATTTGAGGGAATAAGGGCCTACTGGAATGGTGAGAATTTATACATATTCAGATTAGACAATCATATTAAAAGATTCAAAGAGACATTACGATACTATAACCTCAAAACACAGTATTCAGAAAAAATATTAAAAGATGCTATTATTAATTTATGTAAAAAAAATAAAATTAAACACTCATGCTACATCAGACCCGTCTGTTTTGTTGGGAATCACGGAATACAGTTACACATTAGAGGTGCACCTACACATGTATGCATATTCACACTGACGTTTGATGATATTTTTAATAAAAATGGGATAAATATGGGTATATCACAATGGAGAAAATTTTCAAACAAGAGTACGCCTATGCAAGCTAAGATGGGTGGAAATTATTTGAATTCAATTATAGCTACAAATGATGCGAGGAGTAAAAATTTTGACGAGGCATTATTACTAGACATGAAAGGAAATGTTAGTGAAGCCCCTGGCGAGAATATATTTATTCTAAAAAATAATAATTTAATCACACCAAAAATATCATCTGCCCTTGATGGAATTACAAAAAAGACCGTCTTTGAAATTGCAAAAAAGATGAAATTAAATGTAAAACACGATACCATAGCAAAGAGACAATTGTTTACAGCCGATGAAATATTCATAACTGGTACAGCTACTGAGATAGTGCCAATAATCAGTATAGATAAAAGAAAAATATCACATGGTAGAATAGGAATTATGACTCGTAAAATTATGTCACGATATATGGACATCACATCTAATAGAGATAAAAAATATTCAAAATGGTTAACCAAGGTGTACTAG
- a CDS encoding Gfo/Idh/MocA family oxidoreductase has translation MARIIQIGTGGXGKNHTRILSQMNSLVAVCDTDNDRIAKVEKEYSVRGYNSINDIIEKEEFDAAFVCTPTKTHADITATLLKAKKHVFVEKPLTYNSKDGQILLELAQKNNVLLTCGYIERFNPAVGTIKDLIKSKKYGEPIMLEFHRESKMPPHIKDVGIIYDTSVHDIDTATWLFDSMPNMVFARAGKLEYDQEVYTNIILGFENNKTAIITSNWITPVKVRTFSAVFKDIVTVSDFLTQEIQIKKNDSTEIPQREKAEPLLLEIQNFIEAVDGKSELIVKPQQAVNITHIAEAALLSSQKGIPIYLELT, from the coding sequence ATGGCTAGAATAATTCAAATTGGAACAGGAGGATGNGGTAAAAATCATACAAGAATATTATCTCAAATGAATTCACTTGTAGCAGTGTGTGATACTGATAATGATAGAATAGCCAAAGTGGAAAAAGAATATTCAGTTAGAGGGTATAATTCCATTAATGATATAATAGAGAAAGAAGAATTTGATGCAGCATTTGTATGCACTCCTACAAAAACACATGCAGACATTACAGCCACACTACTGAAAGCTAAAAAACATGTATTTGTAGAAAAACCTCTAACGTATAATTCTAAAGATGGACAGATATTATTAGAGTTGGCACAAAAGAATAATGTATTATTGACATGTGGATATATAGAGAGATTTAATCCTGCTGTAGGTACAATTAAGGATTTAATTAAATCTAAAAAATATGGAGAACCCATAATGTTAGAATTTCACAGAGAGAGCAAGATGCCACCACACATAAAGGATGTTGGCATAATTTATGATACTTCAGTTCACGATATTGATACGGCAACGTGGCTTTTTGATAGTATGCCAAATATGGTATTTGCACGAGCCGGTAAATTAGAGTATGACCAAGAGGTATACACAAATATCATACTAGGATTTGAGAACAACAAAACTGCTATAATTACATCAAATTGGATTACTCCAGTAAAGGTAAGAACATTCAGCGCTGTATTCAAAGATATTGTAACTGTATCGGATTTTCTGACACAAGAAATACAAATTAAAAAAAATGATTCAACAGAGATACCACAAAGAGAAAAGGCAGAGCCATTACTTTTAGAGATTCAAAATTTTATAGAGGCAGTTGATGGTAAAAGTGAACTGATTGTAAAACCACAACAGGCAGTAAATATAACACATATCGCCGAAGCTGCTCTACTGTCAAGTCAAAAAGGAATACCGATTTATTTGGAGTTGACATGA
- a CDS encoding Trm112 family protein, giving the protein MKKTLLDILACPMDKYSPLEMYEIEMNGDGIVEGVLHCNKCCRFYPIIQGIPILLPDELRDKKQELEFLEKNKNKLPTKISKSGHPWHL; this is encoded by the coding sequence ATGAAAAAAACTCTGCTAGATATTCTTGCATGTCCCATGGATAAATATTCGCCACTAGAGATGTATGAGATTGAAATGAATGGAGATGGCATAGTAGAAGGTGTATTACATTGTAACAAGTGTTGTAGATTTTACCCAATCATACAAGGTATACCAATATTATTACCTGATGAATTGAGAGATAAAAAACAGGAATTAGAATTTCTTGAGAAAAATAAAAATAAACTACCTACAAAGATTTCCAAATCAGGTCATCCATGGCACTTATAG